The following are encoded in a window of Bordetella genomosp. 10 genomic DNA:
- a CDS encoding 3-oxoacid CoA-transferase subunit A: protein MSKVVESLARAVEDLPDGATVLISGFGLSGQPSELIEAVVDQGARDLTVVCNNGGTGEAGLARLINLGRVHKLIASYPRGASAQAFETAFAAGRLEFECVPQGTLAERLRAAGAGLGGFFTPTGYGTLLAAGKETRMIDGVGHVFESPLRADFALVKAYRADPLGNLVYRKAGRNFGPLMCMAARTTVAQVHALVEAGNLDPEHIVTPGIFVQRVVPQADAWYEGANA from the coding sequence ATGAGTAAAGTCGTTGAATCACTGGCCCGGGCGGTCGAAGACCTGCCGGACGGCGCCACGGTATTGATCAGTGGGTTCGGCCTGTCCGGCCAACCGAGCGAGCTGATCGAGGCCGTGGTGGACCAGGGCGCCCGGGATCTTACGGTCGTCTGCAATAACGGCGGCACCGGGGAGGCCGGGCTGGCCCGCCTGATCAATCTGGGCAGGGTGCACAAGTTGATTGCTTCGTATCCTCGCGGGGCCAGCGCCCAGGCTTTCGAAACCGCGTTCGCGGCCGGCCGGCTGGAATTCGAATGCGTTCCGCAAGGTACGCTGGCCGAGCGTTTGCGTGCGGCCGGAGCAGGCTTGGGCGGCTTCTTCACGCCGACCGGCTATGGAACCCTGCTTGCAGCCGGGAAGGAAACCCGCATGATCGATGGCGTCGGCCATGTCTTCGAAAGTCCTTTGCGCGCCGACTTCGCGCTGGTCAAGGCCTACCGCGCGGACCCGCTGGGAAATCTCGTCTACCGCAAGGCCGGGCGCAACTTCGGGCCGCTCATGTGCATGGCGGCCAGGACGACGGTGGCGCAGGTCCATGCCCTGGTCGAAGCGGGAAATCTCGATCCCGAGCACATCGTCACGCCGGGAATCTTCGTGCAGCGGGTCGTCCCGCAAGCTGACGCATGGTATGAAGGGGCGAACGCATGA
- a CDS encoding 3-oxoacid CoA-transferase subunit B encodes MIHRFTRTEIARRAAADIPAGSYVNLGIGMPVMALDFWRPGDGVTVHSENGILGMRARTESDPEDPDLTNASKTSVALAQGGSFFHHADSFAMMRGGHLDYCLLGAYQVSERGDLANWSLGDPNVAAAVGGAMDLAVGAKRVHVLMEHLTRDGHSRLRRECNLPLTGMACVDRIYTDLAVVDVTPEGFLVRDMAPGLSRRELDTATDAPLRYAAELDHIA; translated from the coding sequence ATGATCCATCGATTTACGCGGACGGAAATCGCGCGGCGGGCCGCGGCCGATATCCCGGCCGGCTCTTACGTCAACCTGGGCATAGGCATGCCGGTGATGGCCCTGGATTTCTGGCGGCCCGGGGACGGCGTCACCGTGCACAGCGAAAACGGCATTCTCGGCATGCGGGCGCGCACGGAATCCGATCCGGAAGACCCGGACCTGACCAATGCGTCCAAGACCAGCGTGGCGCTCGCGCAAGGCGGCAGTTTCTTCCATCATGCCGATTCATTCGCCATGATGCGCGGCGGCCATCTCGACTATTGCCTGCTCGGGGCTTACCAGGTTTCCGAGCGCGGGGACCTGGCGAACTGGTCTCTCGGGGATCCGAATGTGGCGGCGGCCGTCGGCGGCGCGATGGATCTCGCGGTGGGAGCCAAGCGGGTTCACGTCCTGATGGAACACCTCACGCGCGACGGACATTCGCGTTTGCGGCGGGAGTGCAATCTTCCTTTGACGGGAATGGCCTGCGTGGACCGTATCTATACCGATCTGGCCGTTGTGGATGTGACGCCTGAAGGGTTTCTCGTGCGGGACATGGCGCCGGGGCTGAGCCGGCGCGAACTCGATACGGCGACGGATGCCCCGCTGCGTTACGCGGCGGAGCTGGACCATATCGCGTGA